In the Streptomyces sp. NBC_00525 genome, one interval contains:
- a CDS encoding lysophospholipid acyltransferase family protein has protein sequence MSRLALIKAVLGPILRLMFRPQVDGIENIPGTGPVILAGNHLTFIDSMIMPICCERPVYFIGKDEYVTGKGLKGRLMAWFFTGVGMIPVDRDGGRGGVAALMTGRRVLEEGKAFAIYPEGTRSPDGRLYRGRTGIARLTLMTGAPVVPFAMIGTDKLQPGGAGLPRPGKVRVRFGAPMEFSRYEGMDRDRYVLRAVTDSVMAEVMRLSGQEYVDMYATKAKAA, from the coding sequence TTGTCCCGACTCGCACTCATCAAGGCAGTGCTCGGACCGATCCTGCGTCTGATGTTCCGTCCGCAGGTGGACGGCATCGAGAACATTCCGGGGACCGGACCGGTGATCCTCGCGGGCAACCACCTGACGTTCATCGACTCGATGATCATGCCGATCTGCTGCGAGCGGCCGGTGTACTTCATCGGCAAGGACGAGTACGTGACGGGCAAGGGCCTCAAGGGCCGGCTGATGGCCTGGTTCTTCACCGGCGTGGGCATGATCCCGGTGGACCGTGACGGCGGGCGCGGCGGTGTCGCGGCGCTGATGACGGGCCGGCGGGTGCTGGAGGAGGGCAAGGCCTTCGCGATCTACCCGGAGGGCACCCGCTCCCCCGACGGCCGGCTCTACCGGGGCCGTACGGGCATCGCCCGGCTGACGCTGATGACGGGCGCGCCGGTGGTGCCGTTCGCGATGATCGGCACGGACAAGCTCCAGCCGGGCGGCGCGGGGCTGCCCCGGCCGGGCAAGGTCAGGGTGCGTTTCGGCGCGCCGATGGAGTTCTCGCGCTACGAGGGCATGGACCGCGACCGCTATGTGCTGCGGGCGGTGACGGACTCCGTGATGGCCGAGGTGATGCGGTTGTCCGGCCAGGAGTACGTGGACATGTACGCGACCAAGGCGAAGGCGGCCTGA
- a CDS encoding MFS transporter has protein sequence MSSVAEQPEPPVEPYRPGRWIALAVLVLAVLLVAVDATVLGLATPFLSEDLEPTGTQLLWIGDVYSFVIAGLLVSMGSLGDRIGRKKLLLCGATAFGAVSVLNAYAHTPEMMIVARALLGVAGATLMPSTLALIRNLFHDPRERSLAIGIWGAMASAGAAVGPVVGGFLLEHFWWGSVFLINLPVMAVLVAVGIKLIPESKNPAPGPWDLPSVGLSLVGMIGVVYAIKELAAHGAGWTPAVVGVAGLLALTWFVRRQFRLPAPLLDMRLFHHRGFSGAVLADLLTILGLSGLVFFLSQFLQLVQGRGPLEAGLAELPAAAGAVTAGLLAGVVARRYTVRVVVSGGLAAIGLALATVAAVHRDTAYPLIGALLLVVGVGAGFAFTVTSDVILSSVPKEHAGSASAVSETAYELGAALGIALLGSIVTHSYQSFTAPEHTPAAVSSAAHESLGGAVESSHLLPAHEAAELVSAAQDAFVDGLHLASVVGAVVLVATAVAAWFLLRGQELEEGIVHE, from the coding sequence ATGAGCAGCGTCGCAGAGCAGCCGGAACCCCCCGTGGAGCCGTACCGGCCCGGCCGGTGGATCGCGCTGGCCGTCCTCGTCCTCGCGGTGCTGCTGGTGGCCGTGGACGCCACCGTGCTCGGCCTGGCCACCCCGTTCCTCAGCGAGGACCTGGAGCCGACCGGCACCCAGCTGCTGTGGATCGGTGACGTCTACTCCTTCGTCATCGCCGGACTCCTGGTCTCCATGGGCAGCCTCGGCGACCGCATCGGCCGCAAGAAGCTGCTGCTGTGCGGCGCCACCGCCTTCGGCGCGGTCTCGGTGCTCAACGCCTACGCGCACACCCCCGAGATGATGATCGTGGCGCGGGCCCTGCTCGGCGTCGCCGGCGCCACCCTGATGCCGTCCACCCTGGCCCTGATCCGCAACCTCTTCCACGACCCCCGCGAGCGCAGCCTCGCCATCGGCATCTGGGGCGCCATGGCCTCGGCCGGGGCCGCCGTGGGACCGGTCGTCGGCGGATTCCTGCTCGAACACTTCTGGTGGGGCTCGGTCTTCCTGATCAACCTGCCCGTGATGGCCGTGCTCGTGGCGGTCGGCATCAAGCTCATCCCCGAGTCGAAGAACCCGGCGCCCGGCCCCTGGGACCTGCCGAGCGTGGGTCTCTCGCTGGTCGGGATGATCGGCGTCGTCTACGCCATCAAGGAGCTGGCCGCCCACGGCGCGGGCTGGACCCCGGCCGTGGTGGGCGTCGCCGGACTGCTGGCGCTGACCTGGTTCGTACGCCGTCAGTTCCGGCTCCCCGCGCCCCTGCTCGACATGCGCCTCTTCCACCACCGGGGCTTCTCCGGCGCCGTGCTGGCCGATCTGCTGACCATCCTGGGCCTGTCCGGACTGGTCTTCTTCCTCTCCCAGTTCCTCCAGCTGGTCCAGGGACGCGGACCGCTGGAGGCCGGGCTGGCCGAACTGCCCGCCGCCGCGGGCGCGGTCACCGCGGGCCTGCTGGCGGGCGTCGTCGCCCGGCGGTACACCGTACGGGTGGTGGTCTCCGGCGGGCTCGCCGCGATCGGCCTGGCCCTGGCCACGGTCGCCGCCGTCCACCGCGACACGGCCTACCCGCTGATCGGCGCGCTGCTCCTGGTCGTCGGCGTCGGCGCGGGCTTCGCGTTCACGGTGACCTCCGACGTCATCCTCTCCAGCGTCCCCAAGGAGCACGCGGGCTCCGCCTCCGCGGTCTCCGAGACGGCGTACGAACTCGGCGCCGCCCTCGGCATCGCGCTGCTCGGCTCCATCGTCACCCACTCGTACCAGAGCTTCACGGCCCCCGAGCACACCCCGGCCGCCGTCTCGTCCGCCGCGCACGAATCACTCGGCGGCGCCGTGGAGTCCTCGCACCTGCTGCCGGCCCACGAGGCCGCCGAACTGGTCTCCGCCGCCCAGGACGCGTTCGTGGACGGGCTGCACCTCGCCTCGGTCGTCGGCGCCGTCGTCCTCGTGGCGACCGCGGTCGCCGCCTGGTTCCTGCTGCGCGGCCAGGAACTGGAGGAAGGCATCGTGCACGAGTAG
- a CDS encoding glycerophosphodiester phosphodiesterase, whose protein sequence is MTERAQAAPGRRTLIGAGAAVLGTAALGVTTTAQAAGRHGGHGGHRLDLPVPTVIGHRGASGYRPEHTLGSYQLALDLGAHIIEQDLVPTRDGHLVCRHENDITATTDVSEHPEFANRRTTKTVDGVRLTGWFTEDFTLAELKTLRAKERIPANRQKNTLYDDRWEVPTFEEVLRWADREGRRRSKPVWLYVETKHPTYFRGLGLGLEEPLAKLLRRYGRHRAQSPVILQSFEPSSVQRLAKLVATPRIVLLSGAGSRPWDFQVSGDPRTTDDLITPKGLKWLASFAQGIGPTLDLIIPKDASGRLTEPTTLVRDAHARGLVLHPYTMRNENAFLPADFRRGTDPNAYGDAFGAFAAYFATGIDGVFSDNPDTALLAAADFAARR, encoded by the coding sequence ATGACAGAGCGTGCGCAGGCCGCGCCGGGACGACGGACCCTCATCGGGGCGGGAGCGGCGGTCCTGGGAACCGCCGCCCTGGGCGTCACCACAACGGCGCAGGCGGCCGGGCGGCACGGCGGTCACGGCGGCCACCGCCTCGACCTGCCGGTCCCCACGGTCATCGGCCACCGGGGCGCCAGCGGCTACCGCCCCGAACACACCCTGGGCTCCTACCAGCTCGCCCTGGACCTGGGCGCGCACATCATCGAACAGGACCTCGTCCCGACCCGCGACGGCCACCTCGTCTGCCGCCACGAGAACGACATCACCGCCACCACGGACGTCTCCGAGCACCCCGAGTTCGCGAACAGGCGCACCACCAAGACCGTCGACGGCGTCCGCCTCACCGGCTGGTTCACCGAGGACTTCACCCTCGCCGAACTGAAGACGCTGCGCGCCAAGGAGCGCATTCCGGCCAACCGCCAGAAGAACACCCTCTACGACGACCGCTGGGAGGTCCCCACCTTCGAGGAGGTCCTGCGCTGGGCCGACCGCGAGGGCCGCCGCCGCTCCAAGCCCGTCTGGCTGTACGTCGAGACCAAGCACCCCACCTACTTCCGCGGCCTGGGCCTCGGCCTGGAGGAGCCGCTCGCCAAGCTCCTGCGCCGCTACGGACGCCACCGCGCCCAGTCCCCGGTGATCCTCCAGTCCTTCGAGCCGAGCAGCGTCCAGCGCCTGGCGAAGCTGGTCGCCACCCCGCGCATCGTGCTCCTCTCCGGCGCCGGCAGCCGTCCGTGGGACTTCCAGGTGTCCGGCGACCCGCGCACCACGGACGACCTGATCACGCCGAAGGGCCTGAAGTGGCTGGCCTCCTTCGCCCAGGGCATCGGCCCCACCCTCGACCTGATCATCCCCAAGGACGCCTCCGGCCGGCTCACCGAGCCCACCACTCTGGTGCGCGACGCCCACGCCCGTGGCCTCGTCCTGCACCCGTACACCATGCGCAACGAGAACGCCTTCCTGCCCGCCGACTTCCGGCGCGGCACCGACCCCAACGCGTACGGGGACGCGTTCGGCGCGTTCGCCGCGTACTTCGCGACCGGGATCGACGGCGTCTTCTCCGACAACCCGGACACCGCGCTGCTCGCCGCGGCGGACTTCGCGGCACGGCGCTAG
- a CDS encoding GNAT family N-acetyltransferase translates to MGMSVTISAAGAQDAEEILKLQYLCFQSEAELYGNYRIDPLVQTLDSVRAEITENLVYVARLGDEIVGSVRGSTDEEGTGRIGKLCVHPRLRGHGLGARLLRAAEAGLAEERAATRFRLHTGHRSEGNLRLYRRAGYATVGNATGSDGVMMILLEKDARAPGAYVASA, encoded by the coding sequence ATGGGCATGAGCGTGACCATCTCGGCGGCGGGCGCACAGGACGCCGAAGAGATTCTGAAGCTTCAGTACCTCTGTTTCCAGAGCGAGGCGGAGCTGTACGGCAATTACCGCATCGACCCGCTCGTCCAGACCCTCGACTCGGTCCGCGCCGAGATCACCGAGAACCTGGTGTACGTGGCCCGCCTCGGCGACGAGATCGTCGGCTCCGTGCGGGGCTCGACCGACGAGGAGGGCACCGGCCGGATCGGCAAGCTCTGCGTCCACCCCCGGCTGCGCGGCCACGGCCTCGGCGCCCGGCTGCTGCGCGCGGCGGAGGCGGGCCTCGCCGAGGAGCGCGCCGCCACCCGCTTCCGGCTGCACACCGGCCACCGCAGCGAGGGCAACCTGCGCCTCTACCGGCGCGCGGGATACGCCACCGTGGGCAACGCCACCGGCAGCGACGGCGTCATGATGATCCTGCTGGAGAAGGACGCCCGGGCCCCCGGCGCGTACGTCGCCAGCGCCTAG
- a CDS encoding sigma-70 family RNA polymerase sigma factor, producing MNDHEYLAARFEEHRGRLEAVAHRMLGSTAEAQDAVQEAWIKLGRTDGTGIGNLGGWLTTVVGRVCLDMLRSRRARREEPLETGADAPVPPGPGPARSGDPEEQALVADSVGLALLVVLETLDPAERLAFVLHDMFAVPFDEIAPIVDRTPAAARQLASRARRRVRGADPVPDPDAGRRREVVEAFLTAARGGDFEALLTVLDPDVVVRSGDSGVPVPVAGAAQVARQAIMFARLATEGRPALLDGRPAVVSAAPGVPFSVMRFTVENGRIVEMYAISDPARLPGLDLVLLDH from the coding sequence TTGAACGACCACGAGTACCTGGCGGCACGTTTCGAGGAGCACCGGGGCCGTCTGGAGGCGGTCGCCCACCGCATGCTGGGCTCCACCGCCGAGGCGCAGGACGCGGTCCAGGAGGCGTGGATCAAGCTCGGCCGCACCGACGGCACCGGCATCGGCAACCTCGGCGGCTGGCTGACGACCGTCGTGGGACGGGTCTGCCTGGACATGCTGCGCTCCCGCCGCGCCCGGCGCGAGGAGCCCCTGGAGACCGGCGCGGACGCCCCCGTGCCGCCCGGCCCCGGCCCCGCCCGCTCCGGCGATCCGGAGGAGCAGGCACTCGTCGCCGACTCCGTGGGCCTGGCGCTGCTCGTGGTGCTCGAAACGCTCGACCCGGCCGAACGCCTCGCCTTCGTGCTGCACGACATGTTCGCCGTGCCGTTCGACGAGATCGCCCCGATCGTCGACCGCACCCCGGCCGCCGCCCGCCAGCTCGCCAGCCGGGCCCGCCGCCGGGTGCGGGGCGCCGATCCCGTACCCGACCCGGACGCCGGCCGGCGGCGCGAGGTGGTCGAGGCGTTCCTGACCGCCGCCCGGGGCGGCGACTTCGAGGCGCTGCTCACCGTCCTCGACCCGGACGTGGTGGTCCGCTCGGGCGACAGCGGGGTGCCCGTGCCCGTGGCCGGGGCCGCCCAGGTGGCCCGGCAGGCGATCATGTTCGCGCGGCTGGCCACGGAGGGGCGGCCCGCCCTGCTCGACGGCCGGCCCGCGGTCGTCTCGGCGGCGCCCGGGGTGCCGTTCTCGGTCATGCGGTTCACCGTCGAGAACGGGCGGATCGTGGAGATGTACGCGATCAGCGACCCGGCGCGGCTGCCCGGCCTGGACCTGGTCCTGCTGGACCACTGA
- a CDS encoding methionine ABC transporter ATP-binding protein, translated as MITTTGLTKVYRSRDREVTALDGVDLHVREGEVYGVIGRSGAGKSSLIRCVNLLERPTSGTVTVDGRDLTALAGRGHRAGRELREARSRIGMVFQHFNLLASRTVQRNVELPLEILGVTGRERSRKALELLDLVGLADKATAYPAQLSGGQKQRVGIARALAGDPKVLLSDEATSALDPETTRSILQLLRDLNQQLGLTVLLITHEMDVVKTICDSAALMRGGRVVESGTVGELLATPGSELAHELFPVGGTPSAADRTVVDITFHGEATARPVISQLSRTYNIDISILGAAMDTVGGRQIGRMRIELPGRFEENVVPIGFLREQGLQAEIVDAEPVTTTAPATAPLIKEGAK; from the coding sequence GTGATCACCACGACGGGCCTGACGAAGGTCTACCGGTCGCGCGACCGTGAGGTCACCGCCCTGGACGGCGTCGACCTCCACGTCCGCGAGGGCGAGGTCTACGGCGTCATCGGCCGCAGCGGCGCCGGCAAGTCCTCCCTGATCCGCTGCGTCAACCTCCTGGAACGCCCCACCTCCGGCACCGTGACCGTGGACGGCCGGGACCTCACCGCCCTCGCCGGCCGCGGCCACCGCGCCGGCCGCGAACTGCGCGAGGCACGCAGCCGCATCGGCATGGTCTTCCAGCACTTCAACCTGCTGGCCTCGCGCACGGTGCAGCGCAACGTCGAACTCCCGCTGGAGATCCTCGGCGTCACCGGCCGCGAGCGCTCCCGCAAGGCCCTCGAACTCCTCGACCTGGTCGGCCTCGCCGACAAGGCCACCGCCTACCCGGCCCAGCTCTCCGGCGGCCAGAAGCAGCGCGTCGGCATCGCCCGCGCCCTGGCCGGCGACCCCAAGGTGCTCCTCTCCGACGAGGCCACCTCGGCCCTGGACCCCGAGACCACCCGCTCCATCCTCCAGCTCCTGCGCGACCTCAACCAGCAGCTCGGCCTCACCGTCCTGCTCATCACGCACGAGATGGACGTCGTCAAGACGATCTGCGACTCCGCCGCACTCATGCGGGGCGGCCGCGTCGTCGAGTCCGGCACCGTCGGCGAACTGCTCGCCACCCCCGGCTCCGAACTCGCCCACGAACTGTTCCCCGTCGGCGGCACCCCCTCCGCGGCCGACCGCACCGTCGTGGACATCACCTTCCACGGCGAGGCCACCGCCCGCCCGGTGATCTCCCAGCTCTCGCGCACCTACAACATCGACATCTCGATCCTGGGCGCGGCGATGGACACCGTCGGCGGCCGGCAGATCGGCCGCATGCGCATCGAGCTGCCCGGCCGGTTCGAGGAGAACGTCGTCCCGATCGGCTTCCTGCGCGAACAGGGCCTCCAGGCCGAGATCGTGGACGCCGAACCCGTCACCACGACCGCCCCCGCAACCGCACCGCTCATCAAGGAGGGGGCGAAGTGA
- a CDS encoding TetR/AcrR family transcriptional regulator: MSVDREQVLRAAAALLTRKSTATTDEVAKAAGIGRATLHRHFAGRDALVRALEELGIQEFGAALDAAAMDEGTSEEALRRFVAAVEPSAGLLSFLVTENQLFEGEEQNPGWDRLDARVAAFFLRGQERGEFRIDLTPAWLTEALYGLIGSAAWAVQAGRVAARDFPYMVVELLLGGARRSVEQ, encoded by the coding sequence ATGAGTGTTGATCGTGAGCAAGTGCTGCGCGCCGCTGCGGCCCTGCTGACCCGCAAATCCACTGCCACCACGGACGAGGTCGCCAAGGCCGCCGGCATCGGCCGCGCCACCCTGCACCGGCACTTCGCCGGTCGCGACGCCCTCGTACGGGCGCTGGAGGAACTGGGCATCCAGGAGTTCGGGGCGGCCCTCGACGCCGCCGCGATGGACGAGGGCACGAGCGAGGAGGCGCTGCGCCGCTTCGTCGCCGCCGTCGAGCCGAGCGCCGGGCTGCTCTCCTTCCTGGTGACGGAGAACCAGCTCTTCGAGGGCGAGGAGCAGAACCCCGGCTGGGACCGGCTGGACGCCCGCGTCGCCGCCTTCTTCCTGCGCGGCCAGGAGCGCGGCGAGTTCCGCATCGACCTGACCCCGGCCTGGCTGACCGAGGCGCTGTACGGGCTCATCGGCAGCGCGGCGTGGGCCGTTCAGGCGGGCCGGGTGGCCGCACGGGACTTCCCGTACATGGTCGTCGAGTTGCTGCTCGGCGGCGCACGCCGGAGCGTGGAGCAATGA